One part of the Salinimonas iocasae genome encodes these proteins:
- a CDS encoding vWA domain-containing protein, whose translation MFEFAWWYVLFLLPLPLLVRLLPAKARRQQAALKIPQHLQTVSSSGPSLINRGPLHFVFWLMWILCVLAAARPQWLGDPVSIPNEGREMMLAVDLSGSMKVGDMQINGQQVNRLTMIKSVLSDFIERRVSDRLGLILFADTAYLQAPLTFDRQTVEQLLDEAVIGLIGERTAIGDAIGLAVKRLDEKEQTNKVLILLTDGQNTAGNISPQQAKELAIANDVTVYTIGVGADSMVIENFFGSRQVNPSQELDEEMLGDIASATGGQYFRARNTAELEQIYKRLDELEPIKGDTQKMRPLSALYFYPLAAALIISILLVLGNILLTFRHRIKQYRGGTS comes from the coding sequence ATGTTTGAGTTTGCGTGGTGGTATGTTTTGTTTCTCCTGCCGCTTCCTTTGCTTGTCCGGTTGTTGCCAGCTAAGGCCAGACGACAACAAGCTGCGCTTAAGATTCCCCAACACCTGCAGACCGTATCCTCATCCGGTCCTTCTTTAATAAACCGGGGTCCTCTGCATTTTGTATTCTGGCTAATGTGGATATTGTGTGTACTTGCCGCAGCGCGGCCACAGTGGCTGGGCGATCCGGTTAGCATCCCCAATGAGGGAAGAGAGATGATGTTGGCTGTGGACCTCTCCGGCAGTATGAAAGTCGGTGATATGCAAATTAATGGTCAACAGGTTAACCGGCTGACCATGATCAAATCTGTATTGAGTGATTTTATCGAAAGGCGCGTGTCTGACCGGCTCGGATTGATACTTTTTGCTGACACTGCTTATCTACAGGCGCCACTGACTTTTGACCGGCAAACCGTTGAACAATTACTGGATGAGGCTGTAATCGGACTGATTGGCGAGCGAACCGCTATTGGTGATGCGATAGGTCTGGCGGTAAAGCGCCTTGATGAGAAAGAGCAGACTAATAAAGTGCTAATTTTACTGACAGACGGTCAGAATACAGCAGGAAATATCTCGCCCCAACAGGCAAAAGAACTTGCTATCGCTAATGATGTAACGGTGTATACCATAGGCGTTGGTGCTGACAGTATGGTTATTGAGAACTTCTTTGGTAGTCGTCAGGTCAACCCTTCGCAGGAATTGGACGAGGAGATGCTGGGTGATATTGCGTCTGCAACTGGCGGACAATATTTTCGGGCCAGAAACACAGCAGAACTTGAGCAGATTTATAAGCGCCTTGATGAGCTAGAGCCTATCAAAGGGGATACACAAAAAATGCGTCCACTATCTGCGCTGTACTTTTATCCGTTAGCTGCTGCATTAATCATAAGCATATTGCTGGTTCTGGGAAATATTCTGCTTACTTTTAGACATCGAATTAAACAGTACCGTGGTGGAACATCATGA
- a CDS encoding VWA domain-containing protein — translation MSFPWQDFHFIRPQWLLLLIPLLILVYLYRRLSKQQSGWQGIIAGHLYSQMVSGRDRHTSNFLPHSIAALWILATIALAGPAWDRLPQPVYQLKAGQVVVIDMSMSMRASDISPDRLTRAKYKAIDLVKLINEGETGLVAYAGDAYTISPLTADYRNLASLLPSLSPEIMPVKGSDPLSGFLTAAELLENAGYQKGRIFWITDGVENDQMAELQSFASDTSFTVHILGVGTKDGAPITQAGGELLKDSAGQIVIPKLNENRLTRIAGAAGGRYVPISADDQDVSALANTLSVQTSSTDEQDNEMRTGGDKWRELGPYLLILCLPLLALMFRRGVLFSVFLMVTISFPEPAAAQQNEEPSLSWWQQAFNNADEQGDLLYRQEAFSEAADIFESPALKGAAEYKAGNYEKAAHQFSQVKTAEGHYNRGNSLAHLGQYQAAIEAYNEALASDPDYIEAEENKALVEEMLKQQQQQQQQQQQQQQQQNNNDNKDKNQSSQGSDQSQSEQDKSEQSGEQNDEAGASEQNNPQQQSDTENNASQAQSSEQQSKNNQSQETGENQQDNNSQKQKDADQQTQQQSESEQPPQNEKQAQAAGPAELTEAEKENMERLENLKRRIPDDPAYLLKRKMQLEAQRRQQRRPPRDRSDW, via the coding sequence ATGAGCTTTCCCTGGCAGGACTTTCATTTTATACGGCCGCAGTGGCTGCTGTTACTTATTCCGCTACTGATTCTGGTTTACTTGTATCGCAGACTGAGTAAACAGCAGTCCGGCTGGCAGGGGATTATCGCCGGGCATCTTTATTCTCAAATGGTAAGCGGGCGTGACAGGCACACTTCGAACTTTTTACCGCATAGCATTGCTGCGCTTTGGATCCTTGCGACGATTGCGCTGGCCGGGCCTGCGTGGGATCGTTTGCCGCAACCTGTTTATCAGCTTAAAGCAGGCCAGGTCGTCGTCATTGATATGTCGATGTCGATGCGTGCCAGTGACATCTCGCCTGACAGACTCACCCGCGCCAAATATAAAGCGATTGATCTGGTCAAGCTAATTAATGAAGGAGAAACCGGCCTGGTGGCCTATGCCGGTGATGCTTACACCATTAGCCCACTTACTGCTGATTACCGGAATCTCGCCAGTTTGTTACCCAGCCTGAGTCCGGAAATTATGCCGGTAAAAGGGAGCGACCCGCTTTCAGGGTTTCTGACTGCAGCAGAATTACTGGAAAATGCCGGCTATCAAAAAGGACGCATATTCTGGATTACTGACGGGGTAGAAAACGACCAGATGGCAGAACTTCAGTCTTTCGCCAGTGACACCTCTTTTACCGTACATATACTTGGCGTAGGGACAAAAGACGGCGCGCCCATCACCCAGGCTGGCGGCGAATTGTTAAAAGATAGCGCCGGTCAGATAGTCATTCCGAAACTGAATGAAAATCGCCTCACCCGTATTGCCGGAGCCGCAGGCGGCAGATATGTTCCAATCAGCGCGGATGATCAGGATGTTAGTGCGCTGGCCAATACGCTGAGTGTGCAAACCAGCAGCACTGATGAGCAGGATAACGAGATGCGCACCGGTGGTGATAAATGGCGGGAATTGGGTCCCTATCTACTCATTCTTTGCTTGCCTCTGCTGGCCCTGATGTTTCGCCGGGGTGTACTGTTCTCTGTGTTTCTGATGGTAACTATTAGCTTTCCCGAACCTGCTGCTGCGCAACAGAATGAAGAACCGTCACTGTCATGGTGGCAACAAGCATTCAATAATGCTGATGAGCAAGGCGATTTACTTTATCGACAAGAAGCTTTTTCCGAAGCAGCTGACATATTTGAATCGCCTGCGCTTAAAGGAGCGGCTGAGTACAAAGCCGGCAATTATGAAAAAGCGGCCCACCAGTTTAGTCAGGTAAAAACCGCCGAGGGGCATTATAACCGTGGCAATTCGCTTGCCCATCTGGGGCAATATCAAGCAGCCATTGAGGCGTACAACGAAGCGCTGGCTTCAGATCCGGATTATATTGAGGCAGAGGAAAATAAGGCCCTTGTCGAAGAGATGCTGAAGCAGCAACAGCAACAGCAACAGCAACAGCAACAGCAACAGCAACAGCAAAATAATAACGACAACAAAGATAAAAACCAGTCGTCGCAGGGGTCTGATCAATCGCAGTCAGAACAGGACAAGTCTGAGCAAAGTGGCGAGCAAAACGATGAAGCCGGAGCATCTGAACAAAACAATCCCCAGCAACAGTCAGATACTGAAAATAATGCAAGTCAGGCGCAATCTTCTGAACAACAAAGCAAAAATAATCAAAGTCAGGAAACCGGTGAAAACCAGCAGGATAATAACAGCCAGAAGCAAAAGGATGCTGACCAGCAAACACAACAACAGTCTGAAAGTGAACAACCACCTCAGAACGAAAAGCAGGCTCAGGCGGCCGGTCCTGCTGAGCTGACAGAAGCAGAGAAAGAAAATATGGAGCGGCTCGAGAATCTTAAACGGCGTATCCCCGACGATCCTGCCTATTTACTAAAACGAAAAATGCAGCTTGAAGCACAACGACGTCAACAGCGCCGCCCCCCCAGAGATCGGAGTGACTGGTAA
- a CDS encoding BatD family protein, which produces MSFFAILGLFLSAIAYADTSRVEAEVDKTQVMVDEAIRLTVTAYGDPRRDAFDSSALLDDFVVGRTSASNRTSLIQGKRSQSTSWTTPLFPRKEGTFTIPSFNIEGKQTQPITVEVVAVPDASDGSQPARDYYLTTEVDNASGYVNQQILYTLKLFLSTDIERGSLTPPELKKGIVRQLGEDERSVDLVNGRRYQIIERKYAIIPQRSGELTIRGPVFTGEVLAPDTNQRFGFFNRTQTINRLGADISVNVKAKPDNVSGDWLPSERVELHEEWPQNSEFVVGEPITRTLTLTATGVVEEQLPELDVRYPPGFKTYPDQSRSATVDRDNQLIAQRVESMAVIPTSPGKIVLPEVTVPWFNLKTQEIAYATIPARSIMVEPASNSPRANNPTVAPEQPVSDTTSPQNTVDSATGETSQKMTLLTWFLGGFCIFLLAVLVIVVTHYRRKLHHFEHNKAPRRLPEPQAEKIAFKALRQAVSEKDIVATQSGLRQWMTHLFEGMPPSRAADNALTAPLQPFVDQMLESAYGNGHTEWDNQSMLATLKQVRENWSTQYNTNSRGLPDLYARKPAITK; this is translated from the coding sequence GTGAGTTTTTTTGCAATATTGGGTCTTTTCTTATCAGCGATAGCTTATGCAGATACGTCCAGGGTCGAGGCTGAAGTAGACAAAACTCAGGTGATGGTGGATGAAGCTATCAGATTAACAGTCACCGCGTATGGTGATCCCCGTCGCGATGCATTTGACAGCTCTGCGTTGCTTGATGACTTCGTAGTAGGAAGAACCTCTGCGAGCAACCGGACGAGTCTGATACAGGGAAAACGCAGCCAGTCGACATCCTGGACCACCCCCCTGTTTCCACGCAAAGAAGGCACATTTACTATTCCCTCTTTCAACATAGAGGGCAAACAGACACAGCCAATCACCGTGGAAGTTGTTGCAGTTCCGGATGCCTCTGACGGCTCGCAACCTGCGCGCGACTATTACCTGACCACCGAAGTAGACAATGCATCGGGCTATGTAAATCAGCAAATTCTTTATACGCTAAAATTATTTCTGTCTACTGATATTGAGCGCGGCAGTCTGACGCCGCCTGAGCTGAAAAAAGGAATTGTTCGCCAGCTTGGTGAAGATGAGCGTTCTGTGGACTTGGTTAACGGCCGGCGCTATCAGATTATTGAGCGCAAGTATGCCATCATTCCTCAGCGCTCGGGCGAGCTGACAATTCGTGGCCCCGTTTTTACCGGCGAGGTGCTGGCCCCGGACACAAATCAACGGTTCGGCTTTTTTAACCGGACACAGACCATTAACCGGCTCGGCGCTGACATTTCAGTAAATGTAAAAGCAAAACCTGATAATGTATCCGGCGACTGGCTCCCCAGCGAACGTGTGGAATTGCATGAGGAATGGCCGCAAAACAGCGAGTTTGTGGTGGGAGAGCCCATCACCCGTACACTTACCCTAACCGCTACCGGCGTTGTAGAAGAGCAGTTACCCGAGTTGGACGTCCGGTACCCGCCGGGGTTCAAAACTTATCCTGACCAGTCTCGCTCAGCGACCGTTGACCGTGATAACCAGCTAATCGCACAGCGGGTCGAATCGATGGCAGTGATACCGACTTCACCGGGTAAGATTGTATTGCCCGAAGTTACGGTTCCCTGGTTCAATCTTAAAACGCAGGAAATAGCTTACGCCACAATTCCGGCCCGCTCTATTATGGTAGAGCCTGCCAGTAATAGCCCTCGCGCCAATAACCCCACTGTGGCGCCAGAGCAGCCTGTGAGCGATACGACGTCCCCTCAGAATACGGTTGATAGCGCTACAGGTGAAACTTCACAGAAAATGACGTTACTGACCTGGTTTTTGGGCGGTTTTTGTATATTTCTTCTGGCAGTACTGGTTATTGTTGTAACGCACTATCGCCGCAAACTTCATCATTTTGAACATAACAAAGCACCGCGCAGGCTACCGGAACCACAAGCAGAAAAAATTGCGTTCAAAGCGCTCAGACAGGCAGTATCTGAAAAAGATATCGTTGCAACTCAGTCGGGGTTACGACAGTGGATGACACATCTTTTTGAGGGGATGCCTCCTTCGCGCGCTGCTGACAATGCGTTGACTGCACCATTACAACCATTCGTCGATCAGATGCTGGAATCTGCATACGGCAATGGGCATACTGAGTGGGACAACCAGTCAATGCTTGCAACCCTAAAGCAGGTCAGGGAAAACTGGTCAACGCAATACAATACTAATTCGCGGGGATTACCTGATCTTTACGCGAGAAAGCCTGCAATAACTAAATAA